One part of the Rothia sp. ZJ932 genome encodes these proteins:
- a CDS encoding glycosyltransferase family 4 protein, which translates to MKIVFLINNYPPRIGGLEQHVYSLATRLVGLGHSISVLTLGERTEVNIEDGITVYRFKELVQVDGVLGFPTLGATAGLFSALKKINPDIISVHTRFFTLTWLGVLWSKLLKIPVLHTEHGSGFVVSGSPVIGAASRLVDYTLGRASLRAASGVVCVSEPSQRFVEKLAQVSPALFYNVSPLPMRSSGDIVLDRKRLVFLARVVEVKGWRDFLDAVALVRAQDPEVHAVVLGDGADRAKAESYARELGIAEAVDFRGFVDHAEVARILRGATLVNPTVAAEGFQTTIIDAFVSHAGIVTYDVSSARVLEQRGVPVRIVTERGPQQLAEAVRQEIITPPAPYSDDEIKNWGWEHQAKLYEEYAQHIVNRGT; encoded by the coding sequence GTGAAGATTGTTTTTCTGATTAATAACTACCCACCGCGTATTGGTGGGCTTGAGCAGCACGTGTACTCTCTGGCAACCCGTCTGGTGGGCTTGGGGCATTCGATTAGTGTACTAACTCTGGGTGAACGTACTGAGGTAAACATCGAGGACGGTATCACCGTTTATCGTTTTAAAGAACTAGTACAGGTAGATGGAGTATTGGGTTTCCCAACCTTAGGTGCTACTGCAGGGCTCTTTTCAGCTCTTAAAAAAATCAATCCGGATATTATTTCGGTGCATACTCGTTTTTTCACACTCACTTGGCTCGGTGTGCTTTGGAGTAAGCTGCTGAAAATACCCGTGCTGCACACTGAACACGGTTCTGGCTTTGTTGTCTCGGGTAGCCCCGTCATTGGTGCCGCTAGCCGCCTGGTTGATTACACCCTCGGACGCGCGTCCTTGCGGGCAGCCAGCGGAGTGGTATGCGTGTCTGAGCCTTCACAGCGTTTTGTTGAAAAGCTGGCGCAGGTTAGCCCGGCATTGTTCTACAATGTTTCCCCCCTGCCCATGCGTTCCTCCGGTGACATAGTGCTGGATCGTAAGCGTCTGGTCTTTTTGGCGCGCGTGGTCGAGGTCAAGGGGTGGCGTGACTTCTTGGACGCGGTTGCCCTGGTGCGTGCTCAGGATCCTGAGGTTCACGCGGTGGTCTTGGGCGACGGTGCAGACCGCGCCAAAGCGGAATCTTATGCTCGTGAGCTGGGCATCGCAGAGGCAGTAGACTTCCGCGGGTTCGTTGACCACGCTGAGGTGGCTCGCATTTTGCGGGGCGCTACTTTAGTTAACCCCACCGTGGCAGCTGAGGGTTTTCAGACCACCATCATTGACGCCTTCGTTTCGCACGCGGGCATCGTCACCTACGATGTTTCAAGCGCGCGCGTCCTTGAACAGCGCGGAGTACCGGTTCGTATTGTGACCGAGCGTGGCCCGCAGCAGCTGGCTGAAGCTGTTCGGCAGGAAATAATCACACCGCCCGCCCCCTACAGCGATGACGAAATTAAAAACTGGGGCTGGGAGCACCAAGCAAAGCTCTATGAAGAATACGCTCAACATATTGTGAACCGGGGTACATAG
- a CDS encoding glycosyltransferase family A protein has protein sequence MSAEKSTGKLAVFVRSGELNCWLDRAVESVLASDYALLEVIVLLNGPSIGVSVDAVAAQEAAHPWMQDARVSTYRYDRYLGMSGSMIEATSKISGDVEFMANVDGDDYVAPEKFSAQISYLQAHPDCVLVGTGAYMIDGEGAVTGELGGTHRDDVRSKLYLFNPLPHSSVLYRRSAFEKVGGHTPGLSQCEDYDFTLRIACHGKVAQLAQKYVYYRVHQSNLSKGATASGPHMKCVSEGRRALAHATGTPSVVACPQHLLWVAIQYIRTRGLIRPLHEYRIRKSS, from the coding sequence ATGTCTGCTGAAAAATCTACAGGAAAACTTGCTGTTTTTGTGCGCAGTGGTGAGCTTAATTGCTGGCTCGACCGGGCTGTTGAGTCTGTCCTGGCAAGTGATTACGCCCTATTGGAGGTTATTGTTCTACTCAACGGCCCGAGTATCGGTGTGAGTGTTGATGCTGTTGCGGCGCAAGAAGCAGCACACCCCTGGATGCAGGACGCGCGCGTTAGTACCTACCGCTATGACCGCTACCTGGGGATGAGCGGCTCTATGATTGAGGCAACCTCTAAAATTTCGGGCGATGTTGAGTTTATGGCGAATGTCGATGGTGATGATTATGTCGCCCCGGAGAAATTCTCTGCTCAGATTAGTTATCTTCAGGCTCATCCTGATTGCGTACTGGTGGGTACTGGTGCTTACATGATCGATGGGGAAGGTGCTGTTACAGGTGAGCTGGGGGGCACCCACCGCGATGACGTGCGCTCAAAACTGTACTTGTTCAACCCGTTGCCGCATTCGTCTGTGCTTTACCGCCGTTCAGCTTTTGAGAAGGTTGGCGGGCATACTCCTGGCTTGTCACAGTGCGAGGATTACGACTTCACCTTGCGCATTGCCTGCCACGGTAAGGTCGCGCAGTTGGCGCAGAAGTATGTGTACTACCGGGTGCATCAGTCTAATTTGAGTAAGGGTGCTACTGCTTCTGGGCCGCACATGAAATGTGTGAGTGAAGGACGTCGCGCCCTGGCCCATGCAACCGGCACCCCTTCGGTGGTTGCATGCCCTCAACATCTACTCTGGGTGGCAATACAGTATATTCGCACACGCGGGCTTATCAGGCCTTTGCATGAGTACAGAATCAGAAAGTCCTCCTAG
- a CDS encoding glycosyltransferase, with protein MPALVDCEPLLSGKDKNAFEVIYVNDGGSDKTLATLQSLADADARVKVVNLSRNFGKEVATTAGVSAATGDAVVILDADGQHPPHYLPQFIERWRGGGAQVVVGVRSNHGGGKLKTLGSHRLSTRF; from the coding sequence TTGCCTGCCCTCGTTGATTGCGAGCCGCTGCTCTCTGGTAAGGATAAAAATGCTTTTGAGGTTATATACGTTAACGATGGTGGTAGCGATAAAACTTTGGCAACTCTGCAGTCTTTAGCCGATGCGGACGCGCGGGTAAAGGTTGTGAACCTATCGCGTAACTTTGGCAAAGAGGTTGCTACTACCGCAGGTGTTTCTGCTGCCACCGGTGACGCTGTGGTGATTCTGGATGCCGATGGGCAGCATCCGCCCCACTACCTACCCCAGTTCATTGAACGCTGGCGGGGGGGGGGTGCCCAGGTTGTCGTGGGTGTACGCTCAAACCACGGTGGCGGTAAGCTCAAAACCCTAGGGTCGCACAGGCTTTCTACAAGATTCTGA